A genome region from Marinobacter panjinensis includes the following:
- the guaB gene encoding IMP dehydrogenase — MLRIAEEALTFDDVLLVPGYSEVLPQQVSLQTKLTKGITLNIPLISAAMDTVTEAELAISMAQEGGIGIMHKSMSVEQQAAAVRKVKKFESGVVKDPITVTPETTVRELVDITMANNISGLPVVDGRDLVGIVTGRDIRFESRLDTPVSDIMTGKDKLVTVKEGADLEDVKELLHRHRIEKVLVVNEEFELRGLITVKDIQKAKDYPLACKDDQGRLRAGAAVGTGADTEARVAALVEAGVDVIVVDTAHGHSKGVLDRVRWIKEHFPQVQVIGGNIATSEAAIDLADAGADAVKVGIGPGSICTTRIVSGIGVPQISAVSNVAAALKDRGVPVIADGGVRFSGDISKAIAAGAYSVMIGSLLAGTDEAPGEVELFQGRSYKAYRGMGSIGAMGQGSSDRYFQDASKGIEKLVPEGIEGRVACKGPMRNIVHQLMGGLRASMGYTGSATMEEMRTKPEFVRITNAGMRESHVHDVTITKEAPNYRIG; from the coding sequence ATGCTGCGAATTGCCGAAGAAGCCCTCACATTTGACGATGTATTGCTTGTACCAGGATATTCAGAGGTTCTTCCTCAACAGGTCAGCCTGCAAACCAAGCTGACCAAAGGTATCACCCTGAATATTCCGCTGATTTCAGCGGCCATGGATACCGTTACCGAAGCAGAGCTGGCTATCTCCATGGCGCAGGAAGGCGGCATCGGTATCATGCACAAGAGCATGTCCGTTGAGCAGCAGGCCGCGGCGGTCCGTAAGGTGAAAAAGTTCGAAAGCGGCGTGGTGAAAGATCCAATCACCGTAACACCGGAAACCACGGTCCGCGAACTGGTCGATATCACCATGGCCAACAACATTTCAGGCCTGCCGGTAGTGGATGGCCGTGATCTGGTCGGTATTGTGACCGGCCGGGATATCCGTTTCGAAAGCCGCCTGGACACCCCGGTTTCCGATATCATGACCGGCAAGGACAAGCTGGTGACGGTCAAGGAAGGCGCGGATCTTGAAGACGTCAAGGAACTGCTCCATCGTCACCGTATCGAAAAAGTGCTGGTGGTCAACGAGGAGTTTGAATTACGAGGCCTGATCACCGTCAAGGATATTCAGAAAGCCAAGGATTATCCGTTGGCGTGCAAGGACGATCAGGGTCGTCTCCGGGCCGGCGCGGCGGTGGGAACCGGTGCTGACACCGAGGCCCGGGTCGCTGCCCTGGTAGAAGCCGGCGTGGATGTGATTGTTGTGGATACTGCCCACGGTCATTCCAAAGGCGTGCTTGATCGGGTTCGCTGGATCAAGGAACATTTCCCCCAGGTTCAGGTCATTGGCGGCAACATTGCCACCTCTGAAGCAGCGATCGACCTGGCTGATGCCGGAGCGGATGCGGTCAAGGTCGGTATTGGCCCCGGTTCGATCTGTACCACACGTATTGTTTCCGGAATTGGCGTCCCCCAGATCTCCGCTGTTTCCAACGTTGCCGCCGCACTGAAAGACCGTGGCGTTCCGGTGATTGCCGATGGCGGTGTGCGTTTCTCCGGAGACATTTCCAAGGCCATCGCCGCCGGAGCCTACAGTGTCATGATTGGCAGTCTGCTTGCTGGTACCGACGAGGCACCGGGTGAAGTGGAGCTGTTCCAGGGGCGCAGTTACAAGGCTTATCGGGGGATGGGTTCGATCGGGGCCATGGGGCAGGGCTCCAGTGACCGTTACTTCCAGGATGCCAGCAAGGGCATTGAGAAACTGGTACCGGAGGGCATTGAAGGTCGTGTTGCCTGTAAAGGGCCAATGCGCAATATCGTGCACCAACTGATGGGTGGCCTGCGAGCCTCCATGGGTTACACCGGTAGCGCGACCATGGAAGAGATGCGCACCAAGCCGGAATTCGTCCGCATCACCAATGCGGGCATGCGTGAGAGCCACGTCCATGACGTAACCATCACCAAGGAAGCCCCCAACTACCGTATCGGCTGA
- a CDS encoding Lrp/AsnC family transcriptional regulator, with the protein MSTSAKSLVKIDRIDRNILEQLQQDGSLTNQELADKVGLSPSPCLRRVRALEEAGVIVRQVTILDHKKLGLSLTAIILIGMDRHTPERFAAFEKEVGEYPEVQECYLITGQDADYMLKVVVPDMDHYHHFLLNRITRIQGVSGVHSSFVLRRVIDSTALPLGYLS; encoded by the coding sequence ATGTCAACATCCGCGAAATCACTTGTTAAAATCGACAGGATTGACCGCAATATCCTCGAACAATTGCAGCAGGATGGCTCCCTGACAAACCAGGAGCTGGCTGACAAGGTGGGGCTTTCCCCCTCCCCTTGTCTGCGAAGGGTTCGCGCTCTGGAAGAAGCCGGGGTGATTGTCCGGCAGGTGACCATACTCGATCACAAGAAACTGGGGCTGTCGTTAACCGCGATCATCCTGATCGGAATGGATCGCCACACGCCCGAGCGTTTTGCCGCCTTCGAGAAAGAGGTGGGAGAGTACCCGGAAGTACAGGAATGCTACCTGATCACCGGCCAGGATGCCGACTACATGCTGAAGGTTGTCGTGCCGGACATGGATCACTATCACCACTTCCTGCTCAACCGCATCACCCGCATTCAGGGGGTCAGCGGCGTGCATTCAAGTTTCGTGCTCAGACGGGTGATTGACAGCACAGCCCTGCCACTGGGGTATCTTTCCTGA
- the leuA gene encoding 2-isopropylmalate synthase: MAFDHRKYVAFTPVAKTDRRWPDKVITTAPRFCAVDLRDGNQALVKPMSVAQKQRMFELLVKLGFKEIEIGFPAASQPDFDFCRKLIEEDRIPDDVHIQVLTQARPELIERTYEALKGARKAIVHVYNSTSTVQREQVFGMDRDGIRDIAVNGARIVKANAEKYPDTEWTFQYSPESFTGTELDYAAEVIDAVNDVWRPDQGQPVVINLPATVEMATPNVFADQIEWICDHVRYREHISISVHTHNDRGCGVAAAELAVMAGADRVEGTLMGNGERTGNMDLVTMAMNLYSQGVDPTVDLSGMAEITDVVEACTEISTHPRHPYAGELVFTAFSGSHQDAIRKCLAKRKDGDTWHVAYLPIDPRDLGRRYEEVVRINSQSGKGGVAYVLERDYNISLPRWLQIEFSKLVQREAETNGGEIDSLTIHRLFEDRYLKVPGAWELRSYDLHRDDEGVAATVSIGAGDEPVILKGHGLGAVEAVSAALEAEYGVSLAVEAYDEFALGEGTNANALACIRVTVNGQHCSAAALAEDTTSATLQALFSAVSQVVGEVHQHRVSSTATADASA, encoded by the coding sequence ATGGCATTTGATCATCGTAAGTACGTTGCGTTCACGCCGGTGGCAAAAACGGATCGCCGCTGGCCCGACAAGGTCATCACCACGGCACCGCGTTTTTGTGCCGTTGACCTTCGGGATGGCAACCAGGCGCTGGTGAAGCCCATGTCGGTGGCCCAGAAGCAGCGGATGTTCGAGTTACTGGTCAAACTGGGATTCAAGGAAATCGAGATCGGCTTTCCGGCCGCAAGCCAGCCGGATTTCGATTTCTGTCGCAAGCTGATCGAAGAAGACCGGATTCCGGACGATGTCCACATTCAGGTGCTTACCCAGGCCAGGCCGGAACTGATCGAGCGCACCTATGAGGCGCTGAAAGGTGCTCGCAAGGCCATTGTCCACGTGTATAACTCAACCTCCACGGTCCAGCGGGAACAGGTGTTTGGCATGGACCGGGACGGTATCAGGGACATTGCGGTCAACGGGGCGCGCATCGTCAAGGCCAACGCCGAAAAATACCCCGATACCGAGTGGACCTTCCAGTACTCACCGGAAAGCTTTACCGGCACAGAGCTGGACTATGCCGCAGAAGTGATCGATGCGGTAAACGATGTCTGGCGTCCGGATCAGGGGCAACCGGTGGTGATCAACCTGCCGGCCACTGTGGAAATGGCCACACCCAATGTATTTGCCGACCAGATCGAGTGGATCTGTGACCATGTCCGCTACCGTGAGCACATCAGCATCAGCGTTCACACCCACAATGACCGTGGCTGCGGCGTGGCAGCGGCGGAACTGGCGGTCATGGCCGGGGCTGACCGTGTAGAAGGCACGCTGATGGGCAACGGGGAGCGCACCGGCAATATGGACCTGGTGACCATGGCGATGAACCTGTACTCCCAGGGCGTGGATCCCACTGTAGACCTGTCTGGCATGGCTGAGATTACCGATGTCGTGGAAGCCTGCACCGAGATATCCACCCATCCACGCCACCCCTATGCCGGTGAACTTGTGTTCACGGCGTTTTCGGGCAGCCACCAGGATGCCATCCGCAAGTGCCTCGCAAAACGTAAGGACGGTGATACCTGGCATGTGGCCTATCTGCCGATCGATCCACGGGATCTGGGCCGTCGTTACGAAGAGGTCGTCCGCATCAACAGCCAGTCCGGCAAGGGCGGCGTTGCCTACGTGCTTGAGCGGGACTACAACATCAGCCTGCCACGCTGGTTGCAGATTGAGTTCAGCAAGCTGGTGCAGCGGGAGGCAGAAACCAATGGTGGCGAGATTGACTCACTGACCATCCACCGGCTGTTTGAAGACCGTTACCTGAAAGTGCCCGGAGCCTGGGAGCTGAGATCCTACGATCTGCACCGCGATGACGAAGGTGTTGCTGCTACTGTAAGCATCGGCGCCGGGGATGAACCCGTCATCTTGAAGGGACACGGTCTTGGTGCCGTGGAGGCGGTGTCAGCGGCGCTGGAGGCAGAATATGGCGTGTCGCTGGCGGTAGAAGCCTACGATGAATTCGCGCTGGGTGAGGGCACCAACGCCAATGCGCTGGCCTGTATCCGAGTGACCGTCAACGGCCAGCATTGCAGCGCAGCGGCACTGGCGGAGGATACCACCTCGGCCACGCTTCAGGCGCTGTTCTCGGCGGTTTCCCAAGTGGTGGGAGAGGTTCATCAACATCGGGTTTCCAGTACAGCGACAGCTGACGCGAGTGCGTGA
- a CDS encoding proline--tRNA ligase: protein MRASRYLIATQKETPADAEIISHQMMLRAGMIRKLAAGLYSWLPMGLRVLRKVERIVREEMDKSGAQEVLMPAVQPAELWQESGRWEQYGGELLRMNDRHGRDFCFGPTHEEVITDLIRNELKSYKELPANFYQIQTKFRDERRPRFGVMRAREFIMKDAYSFHVTAESLNDTYQLMHRTYCAIFDRLGLDYRPVEADSGAIGGSASHEFHVLASSGEDAIVFSTGSDYAANIEKAEAIAPAGERPAPSQDLKEVATPEQRTIEAVSGFLNVDASATIKTLMVRAEEDENGNIGLIALILRGDHTLNDIKAEQLEGVAEPLTMATDEEIELAIGCKAGSIGPVNLPVPVIVDRSAAHLADFVCGANKEGYHLTGVNWERDVPLTRVEDLRNVVEGDASPDGKGTLEIRRGIEVGHIFKLGNKYSKAMNATVLDENGKSAILEMGCYGIGVSRIVASSIEQNHDDKGIIWPEAIAPFEVAIVTLNAHKSPAVMEAGEKLYEQLRQAGFDVLLDDRNERPGVKFADMELIGIPHRFVVSERGLAAETLEYKGRRDEDKQDVPLAEALPFLISASPRHGL, encoded by the coding sequence ATGCGAGCAAGCCGTTACCTGATTGCCACCCAGAAAGAAACGCCTGCAGATGCCGAGATCATCAGCCACCAGATGATGCTCAGGGCCGGGATGATCCGCAAACTGGCCGCTGGCCTTTACTCCTGGTTGCCAATGGGGCTCAGAGTGCTGCGCAAGGTTGAGCGCATCGTGAGAGAAGAAATGGACAAGAGCGGTGCCCAGGAAGTGTTGATGCCTGCCGTGCAACCTGCCGAGTTGTGGCAGGAATCCGGTCGCTGGGAGCAGTACGGTGGTGAGTTGCTGCGAATGAACGACCGCCATGGCCGTGACTTCTGCTTCGGACCCACTCACGAAGAGGTCATCACCGACCTGATCCGCAACGAGCTCAAAAGCTACAAGGAACTGCCGGCGAACTTCTATCAGATCCAGACCAAGTTCCGCGATGAACGACGCCCACGGTTTGGCGTGATGCGGGCCCGGGAATTCATCATGAAGGACGCCTACTCCTTCCATGTTACTGCCGAGTCCCTGAATGACACTTATCAATTGATGCACCGTACTTACTGTGCCATTTTCGATCGCCTTGGCCTGGATTATCGCCCGGTAGAAGCAGACTCCGGCGCCATCGGTGGCAGCGCCTCCCATGAGTTCCATGTACTGGCCTCTTCCGGTGAGGACGCCATCGTGTTCAGCACCGGCAGCGACTACGCCGCTAACATCGAAAAGGCCGAAGCCATCGCCCCGGCCGGCGAACGGCCGGCACCGTCGCAGGACCTGAAAGAAGTGGCAACGCCTGAGCAACGCACCATTGAGGCGGTGTCGGGTTTCCTCAACGTCGACGCCAGCGCAACGATCAAAACGTTGATGGTCAGAGCCGAGGAAGACGAAAACGGCAACATCGGTCTGATTGCATTAATCCTGCGAGGCGACCATACCCTCAACGACATCAAGGCCGAGCAGCTTGAAGGCGTGGCTGAGCCGCTGACCATGGCCACCGACGAGGAAATCGAGTTGGCCATCGGCTGCAAGGCCGGTTCCATCGGGCCGGTGAATCTGCCGGTGCCCGTGATTGTTGATCGCAGTGCCGCACACCTGGCGGACTTCGTCTGTGGCGCCAACAAGGAGGGCTACCACCTGACCGGCGTCAACTGGGAGCGGGATGTACCCCTGACGCGGGTGGAAGATCTGCGCAACGTCGTAGAAGGCGATGCCAGCCCGGACGGGAAAGGCACCCTCGAGATCCGTCGCGGCATCGAGGTGGGCCATATCTTCAAGCTGGGCAACAAGTACAGCAAAGCCATGAACGCCACTGTACTGGATGAGAACGGCAAGAGCGCTATTCTGGAAATGGGGTGTTACGGCATTGGTGTTTCCCGGATTGTCGCCTCCTCCATTGAGCAGAACCATGACGACAAGGGCATCATCTGGCCGGAGGCCATTGCGCCATTTGAAGTGGCCATCGTGACGCTGAATGCCCACAAGTCACCCGCCGTGATGGAAGCGGGTGAAAAGCTCTATGAACAGCTTCGCCAGGCAGGGTTTGATGTTCTGCTGGACGACCGCAACGAGCGGCCGGGTGTGAAGTTTGCAGACATGGAGCTGATCGGCATTCCCCATCGCTTCGTGGTGTCTGAACGGGGTCTGGCCGCAGAAACTCTGGAATACAAAGGCCGCCGCGACGAGGACAAACAGGATGTTCCGCTGGCGGAAGCGCTTCCGTTCCTGATCAGCGCCTCACCCCGCCACGGACTCTGA
- a CDS encoding cold-shock protein, which produces MSDDTKTGHVKWFNESKGFGFIAQDGGSDVFVHYSAINSSGFRTLTEGQQVQFTVTQGPKGPQAENVTPV; this is translated from the coding sequence ATGTCAGATGATACAAAAACAGGCCACGTAAAGTGGTTTAACGAGTCAAAGGGCTTTGGTTTCATCGCCCAGGACGGTGGCAGTGACGTATTCGTTCACTACAGTGCAATCAACTCCAGCGGATTCCGTACCCTGACCGAAGGTCAACAGGTGCAGTTTACCGTCACACAGGGACCGAAAGGCCCCCAGGCGGAAAACGTAACCCCGGTCTGA
- the xseA gene encoding exodeoxyribonuclease VII large subunit, which produces MHQHGAPPLDSGFQDSRPRALSVSELNHQARHLLEASFMQVWVEGELSGLSRPSSGHWYFSLKDRKCQIRCAMFRGFNQRVKDVPKEGEQVRIRGKVTLYENRGDFQIIVEHIEPAGLGALQQAFEELKRKLQQEGLFDAARKKPLPTTPRHIGVVTSPTGAAIHDILTVLARRCPAIPVTLYPTVVQGKAATADIVRAIDRATRHGVADVLIIGRGGGSLEDLWCFNEEAVARAIAQCPLPTVSAVGHEVDVTIADFVADLRAPTPSAAAEKISPDQNDWLRQLTERELRLAGAASRALKRMETRLEHLSARLRDPRRELMEKAQRMDELDLRLGTAMSQRIERSRVKVAHLDQRLAMQSPVRQLSDSQASVNQLAERLVRVARESLTRRRDRLEHMGQTLHVVSPLATLGRGYAIVQQENGDIVRHADRVQPGDKITARVAHGQLEANVISVNSEDQ; this is translated from the coding sequence ATGCATCAACACGGAGCGCCTCCCTTGGACAGTGGTTTTCAGGATTCCCGGCCGCGGGCACTGAGTGTCAGCGAACTGAATCACCAGGCCCGCCACCTGCTTGAGGCCAGTTTTATGCAGGTGTGGGTCGAGGGCGAACTGTCTGGCCTCTCCCGCCCGTCTTCCGGTCACTGGTACTTTTCCCTCAAGGACCGCAAATGCCAGATCCGCTGCGCCATGTTCCGGGGCTTCAACCAACGGGTGAAGGACGTCCCGAAGGAAGGCGAACAGGTCCGCATACGTGGCAAGGTCACTCTTTATGAGAACCGGGGCGACTTCCAGATTATTGTGGAGCATATCGAGCCTGCCGGTCTGGGAGCACTGCAACAGGCTTTTGAAGAACTGAAGCGGAAACTTCAACAGGAAGGGCTGTTTGATGCGGCCCGCAAAAAGCCGCTGCCTACAACGCCCCGACACATAGGGGTTGTCACCTCGCCGACCGGTGCTGCCATCCACGATATCCTGACTGTGCTGGCGAGACGCTGCCCTGCTATTCCGGTAACGCTCTACCCCACCGTGGTCCAGGGAAAAGCCGCTACAGCCGATATCGTTCGCGCGATTGACCGGGCTACGCGCCATGGTGTTGCCGACGTTCTGATTATTGGCCGTGGGGGTGGATCCCTTGAAGATCTCTGGTGCTTCAACGAAGAAGCTGTGGCCCGTGCCATCGCGCAATGCCCACTGCCGACGGTCAGCGCAGTGGGTCACGAAGTGGATGTCACCATTGCCGATTTCGTGGCGGACCTGCGCGCCCCGACTCCCTCTGCAGCGGCCGAAAAAATTTCACCGGATCAGAACGACTGGCTGCGCCAGCTCACGGAGCGGGAACTGAGGCTGGCCGGGGCGGCCAGCCGTGCCCTCAAGCGCATGGAAACCCGGCTGGAGCACTTGTCAGCGCGGTTACGTGACCCCCGCCGGGAGCTGATGGAAAAAGCCCAGCGCATGGACGAACTGGACCTGCGACTGGGCACAGCCATGAGCCAGCGAATTGAGCGCAGCAGGGTAAAGGTGGCCCACCTTGACCAGCGTCTGGCCATGCAATCCCCGGTCAGACAACTCAGTGACAGCCAGGCCAGCGTCAACCAGCTTGCTGAGCGACTGGTCCGGGTAGCTCGGGAATCCCTCACACGAAGGCGCGACCGCCTGGAACACATGGGCCAGACGCTACATGTGGTCAGTCCGCTGGCCACGCTTGGCCGTGGCTATGCCATCGTCCAGCAAGAGAACGGCGACATTGTGCGCCATGCCGACCGTGTTCAACCCGGAGATAAAATTACCGCGCGGGTTGCCCACGGACAGCTCGAAGCAAACGTGATTTCAGTCAATTCCGAAGACCAATAA
- a CDS encoding TetR/AcrR family transcriptional regulator produces the protein MTEESIDVTPRRQPVQARSRERVDSILSHAAAIFHEVGVDATSMSAIARQSDMSLASLYRYFPNKTAIVKAIAEDHVSRMESALRERLETLELMDAVDVLIDQFYEFYRNEPAYSAIWSGVESMPELRELDVRELYSHARDMDARLKRECPRLPGDRRWTASLMLPRSAGTVLRLAATLPDKQARLMISELKCMARAYLVELVR, from the coding sequence ATGACTGAAGAATCCATAGACGTTACACCTCGCCGTCAGCCAGTGCAGGCCCGGAGCCGGGAGCGGGTTGACAGCATCCTCAGCCACGCTGCTGCTATCTTTCACGAGGTCGGTGTGGACGCCACCAGCATGTCTGCCATTGCCCGCCAGTCGGATATGTCGCTGGCTTCACTCTATCGTTACTTTCCCAACAAGACCGCCATTGTAAAGGCCATTGCCGAAGACCACGTCAGCAGGATGGAATCGGCCTTGCGGGAGCGGCTCGAAACCCTGGAGCTGATGGACGCGGTGGACGTGCTGATCGATCAGTTTTACGAGTTCTACCGGAACGAACCGGCGTACTCCGCCATTTGGAGTGGTGTGGAATCCATGCCTGAGTTGCGGGAACTGGATGTCCGCGAGCTGTACAGCCATGCCCGTGACATGGATGCCCGCCTGAAAAGGGAGTGCCCCCGGCTGCCAGGCGACCGGCGCTGGACGGCAAGCCTGATGTTGCCCCGGTCCGCCGGTACAGTCCTCAGGCTGGCAGCCACCCTGCCGGATAAGCAGGCCCGTCTGATGATCAGCGAGCTCAAATGCATGGCACGGGCCTATCTTGTAGAGTTGGTCCGGTAG
- a CDS encoding PaaI family thioesterase: MTLTAAEVEAVIRAGVPMAEDIGFTVDEAGDQGYARTRLVFSERLIRPGGTLSGPVQMALADASMYAAVMAAIGKVEMAVTSNLSINFLQRPAPADLIGEATVLRMGRRIAFCEVRLLSGEGNDQQLVAHVTGSYALPYSRD, from the coding sequence ATGACCCTGACAGCGGCCGAAGTTGAGGCAGTCATACGTGCCGGAGTGCCCATGGCGGAGGATATCGGCTTTACCGTCGACGAGGCCGGAGATCAGGGCTACGCCCGCACCCGCCTAGTGTTCTCAGAACGGCTCATTCGGCCGGGGGGAACCTTGTCCGGCCCGGTGCAGATGGCGCTGGCGGATGCGTCCATGTATGCGGCTGTCATGGCCGCGATCGGCAAGGTGGAAATGGCGGTGACCAGCAACCTTTCCATCAATTTTCTGCAGCGGCCGGCGCCGGCCGATCTGATTGGCGAAGCCACGGTTTTACGCATGGGAAGGCGGATCGCTTTCTGTGAAGTCCGGCTGCTATCAGGGGAAGGGAATGACCAGCAACTGGTCGCCCACGTGACTGGCAGCTATGCTTTACCGTATAGCCGCGACTGA
- the guaA gene encoding glutamine-hydrolyzing GMP synthase produces the protein MAHNIHDHRILILDFGSQYTQLIARRVREIGVYCEIKAFDITDQELNDFNPKGIILAGGPESVTKLGGPRAPEGLFDKGIPVLGICYGMQTMAEQLGGRVASSEKREFGYAQVKVRAKGPLLQDITDHLTATGDSLLDVWMSHGDKVVVMPEGFELLASTESAPIAAMQDLSRNLYGVQFHPEVTHTLQGKRILEHFVLNVCQCEALWTPAKIVDDAVQQIRNQVGEDKVLLGLSGGVDSSVTAALLHKAIGDQLTCVFVDNGLLRLHEGDQVMDMFASNMGVKVIRVDAEDLFLSKLKGVDDPENKRKIIGNTFIDVFDEEAANIRDVNWLAQGTIYPDVIESAASKTGKAHVIKSHHNVGGLPETMKMKLVEPLRELFKDEVRRIGLELGLPYDMVYRHPFPGPGLGVRILGEVKKEYAEILRRADAIFLEELHRADFYHKTSQAFAVFLPVKSVGVVGDARRYEYVVALRAVETIDFMTARWAHLPYDLLETVSNRIINEIEGVSRVTYDVSSKPPATIEWE, from the coding sequence ATGGCCCACAACATCCACGACCACCGCATTCTGATTCTCGATTTTGGTTCCCAGTACACCCAGCTCATCGCACGCCGCGTTCGGGAAATCGGTGTCTATTGCGAGATCAAGGCCTTCGATATCACTGATCAGGAACTCAATGATTTCAATCCTAAAGGCATCATCCTCGCCGGTGGTCCCGAGTCTGTCACCAAGCTGGGTGGCCCCAGGGCGCCGGAAGGGCTGTTCGACAAGGGCATTCCGGTACTCGGTATCTGCTACGGCATGCAAACCATGGCCGAGCAGCTCGGTGGCCGGGTGGCCAGTTCCGAAAAGCGGGAGTTCGGCTATGCCCAGGTGAAGGTGCGCGCCAAGGGGCCGTTGCTCCAGGATATTACCGATCACCTGACGGCTACGGGAGACTCTCTGCTGGATGTCTGGATGAGCCATGGCGACAAGGTGGTAGTCATGCCTGAGGGGTTCGAACTGCTGGCATCCACAGAAAGCGCGCCAATTGCCGCCATGCAGGATCTCAGCCGCAATCTGTATGGTGTTCAGTTTCATCCGGAAGTGACCCACACGCTGCAGGGAAAACGCATTCTCGAACACTTTGTGCTCAACGTCTGCCAGTGTGAGGCGCTGTGGACACCGGCCAAGATTGTTGATGATGCGGTTCAGCAGATCCGCAATCAGGTCGGCGAGGACAAGGTGCTGCTCGGGCTCTCCGGCGGTGTTGACTCCTCCGTTACGGCAGCGCTGCTGCACAAGGCCATTGGCGACCAGTTAACCTGCGTTTTTGTGGACAACGGGCTGCTGCGCCTGCACGAGGGCGATCAGGTCATGGACATGTTCGCCAGCAACATGGGCGTCAAGGTCATCCGTGTGGATGCGGAAGACCTGTTCCTGTCCAAGCTCAAGGGAGTCGATGACCCCGAGAACAAGCGCAAGATCATTGGTAACACCTTTATCGATGTCTTTGATGAAGAGGCCGCCAACATCCGCGATGTTAACTGGCTTGCCCAGGGTACCATCTACCCGGATGTGATCGAATCTGCGGCTTCCAAGACCGGCAAGGCCCATGTCATCAAGTCCCACCATAATGTCGGCGGTCTGCCCGAAACCATGAAAATGAAGCTGGTGGAGCCGCTGCGTGAACTGTTCAAGGACGAGGTGCGTCGTATCGGGCTTGAACTGGGCCTGCCTTACGACATGGTGTATCGCCACCCCTTCCCGGGGCCAGGCCTGGGCGTACGGATTCTGGGTGAGGTCAAAAAGGAGTACGCGGAAATACTGCGCCGGGCCGATGCCATCTTCCTGGAGGAGTTACATCGCGCCGACTTCTATCACAAGACCAGTCAGGCCTTCGCGGTCTTCCTGCCGGTCAAGTCGGTGGGTGTCGTTGGCGATGCCCGCCGATATGAATACGTGGTGGCGCTGCGGGCGGTAGAAACCATTGATTTCATGACCGCACGTTGGGCACACCTGCCTTACGATTTGCTGGAAACGGTGTCGAACCGCATTATCAACGAAATCGAGGGCGTATCCCGGGTAACCTACGATGTCTCCTCCAAGCCACCTGCCACCATCGAATGGGAATAG
- the murB gene encoding UDP-N-acetylmuramate dehydrogenase, producing MISPVQVQENVFLGKMNSLGIAARAQYFVSVTSVEALQEALEWASEKSVEALILGGGSNLVFAGDYRGLVIRMAIARRCWEHVEGGEATLVLGAGENWHEVVMYAASAGYRGIENLALIPGTVGAAPVQNIGAYGAELRDTLLEVSALDRHTGKVIALTNSLCHFSYRDSVFKHEPGRYVITTVRLRLSRSRPFQLDYRDLAEYFDGQDARSLTPLDVANGVMAVRRRKLPDPAQLPNAGSFFKNPVIPLDTWRSLQQSYPDIAGHPGDDNAKVAAAWLIDQCGWKGYRNGKVGVHNRQALVLVNHSNGNGQDVLSLAERIRKDVEARFGIALEMEPGVVGSQASCQPLPL from the coding sequence TTGATCAGTCCGGTGCAGGTTCAGGAGAACGTCTTTCTGGGTAAGATGAACAGCCTGGGCATTGCCGCACGGGCGCAGTACTTTGTGTCGGTAACGTCTGTCGAGGCGCTTCAGGAGGCTCTGGAGTGGGCGTCTGAAAAGTCAGTGGAGGCGCTGATTCTCGGCGGTGGCAGTAACCTGGTCTTCGCCGGTGATTACCGGGGCCTGGTTATCCGCATGGCGATTGCCCGCCGGTGCTGGGAGCATGTTGAAGGAGGCGAGGCTACGTTGGTTCTGGGTGCCGGTGAAAACTGGCATGAGGTCGTTATGTACGCTGCCTCCGCCGGTTACCGTGGTATTGAGAACCTGGCGCTGATCCCGGGAACCGTTGGCGCTGCCCCGGTCCAGAATATCGGTGCCTATGGCGCCGAGCTGCGGGATACCTTGCTGGAAGTCAGTGCCCTGGACCGACACACCGGCAAAGTAATAGCACTCACCAACAGCCTGTGCCATTTCAGCTACCGTGACAGCGTGTTCAAGCACGAGCCCGGTCGCTACGTTATTACCACCGTCCGTCTGAGATTATCCCGCTCCCGCCCCTTCCAGCTGGATTACCGCGACCTTGCGGAATATTTTGACGGCCAGGATGCGCGCAGTCTGACGCCACTCGATGTTGCAAACGGCGTCATGGCCGTGCGGCGGCGCAAGCTGCCGGACCCGGCCCAGCTTCCCAATGCCGGCAGTTTTTTCAAGAATCCGGTCATACCCCTCGACACCTGGCGCTCGCTGCAGCAATCCTACCCGGACATTGCCGGGCATCCTGGTGATGACAATGCCAAGGTAGCCGCCGCATGGCTGATTGATCAGTGTGGCTGGAAGGGGTATCGCAATGGCAAGGTGGGCGTTCACAACCGGCAGGCGCTGGTGCTCGTGAATCACTCCAATGGCAACGGCCAGGATGTGCTTTCACTGGCGGAAAGGATTCGTAAAGATGTCGAGGCGCGCTTTGGTATCGCCTTGGAGATGGAGCCGGGAGTGGTCGGCAGCCAGGCAAGCTGCCAACCACTCCCACTTTAA